The Punica granatum isolate Tunisia-2019 chromosome 4, ASM765513v2, whole genome shotgun sequence genome has a window encoding:
- the LOC116205736 gene encoding LOW QUALITY PROTEIN: transcription factor VIP1 (The sequence of the model RefSeq protein was modified relative to this genomic sequence to represent the inferred CDS: inserted 1 base in 1 codon) — MDQPPQFTAKPPLVAVDMIIDQMADTPQQRRPHHRRAHSDTTFRHLDDDLLLFDPSDFDLSSLDLLPXPPPHPARVPTSPAPHDSSDDGSSSNPRPRPSQPVGHFRSLSVDSDFFEGLGLTLTGGGDEKFGGGKQPPTPQGEKRSYHRHSNSMDGSLSSATALFDVESDGAKKAMAADKLAELALIDPKRAKRILANRQSAARSKERKIRYTGELERKVQTLQSEATTLSAQVTILQRDTTGLTAENKELKLRLQAMEQQAQLRDALNEKLREEVQRLKIAAAQLPAVNGNPFARVPPQFPATPGQPLHNLAGNPNMPTQQHSPSGAQQGLDGQPRPSFLDFNNRA; from the exons ATGGACCAGCCCCCACAGTTCACTGCCAAGCCGCCGCTGGTAGCTGTGGACATGATCATCGACCAGATGGCGGACACTCCCCAGCAGCGCCGCCCCCACCACCGCCGGGCACACTCCGACACCACCTTCCGCCACCTCGACGACGACCTCCTCCTCTTCGACCCCTCCGATTTCGACCTCTCCTCCCTCGACCTCCTCC CCCCGCCACCCCACCCCGCCCGCGTCCCCACCTCCCCGGCCCCCCACGACTCCTCCGACGACGGCTCCTCCTCAAACCCTAGACCCCGCCCCTCCCAGCCCGTCGGCCACTTCCGGAGCCTGTCCGTGGACTCGGACTTCTTCGAGGGCCTGGGCTTGACTTTGACTGGAGGCGGGGATGAGAAATTCGGCGGCGGAAAGCAGCCTCCAACGCCGCAGGGAGAGAAGAGATCTTACCACAGGCACAGCAACTCGATGGATGGATCCTTGTCCTCCGCAACGGCGTTGTTTGATGTGGAATCCGATGGGGCGAAGAAGGCCATGGCGGCTGACAAACTGGCCGAGCTTGCCCTAATTGACCCCAAGAGAGCTAAAAG GATTCTTGCTAATAGGCAGTCTGCAGCGCGCTCTAAGGAGAGGAAAATACGGTACACTGGCGAGCTGGAGAGAAAAGTACAGACACTTCAGTCCGAGGCGACCACTCTCTCTGCCCAGGTCACGATTCTGCAG AGAGATACCACTGGGTTAACCGCTGAGAATAAGGAACTCAAGCTGCGGTTACAGGCTATGGAACAGCAGGCACAGCTTCGAGATG CTCTTAACGAGAAATTGAGGGAAGAAGTCCAGCGCCTCAAAATAGCAGCTGCCCAACTTCCTGCTGTCAATGGGAACCCATTCGCTCGAGTCCCACCTCAATTTCCAGCCACCCCGGGTCAGCCCTTACACAACTTGGCGGGCAACCCAAACATGCCAACACAGCAGCATTCTCCATCTGGTGCGCAGCAAGGTCTGGACGGGCAGCCTCGCCCAAGTTTCTTGGACTTCAACAACAGGGCATAA
- the LOC116203287 gene encoding nuclear pore complex protein NUP98A-like yields MTLSLLLIIMCCIMDSFRTTSGSSAFGQSSSTSPFRQSSSSPLLSQSVFSQSSTTNNPLAPKPEPFGSTTTTPFGWPQTGPSIFAGTSNCVFGATQFSAPVFGASSSPALVASSAPAVGSSSSSALGAFGGIGSAFGASTSLVFGPKGAFGASSTPAFAASSSPASSTPAFGASFGPKGAFGASSTPAFAASSSPASSTPAFGASTSSVFGPNGAFGASSTPAFAASSSPAFGVSKTPFGTSSSPSICFGSSPAFEQSASAFISSSHFAVSSPIEARIGSQATTPTFGGAGFGQSGFGDQQQGGGSRVTAYAVTIEQDNGSGEQLDGKLESVSAMPACINKSHEELKWEDYQLSDKGESNPAGQSAGCNLFGASSSIWTPAFGGLSSTEMSNPCFSTIASNLFSSMTSNPFAPKPVSSGFGSGPASSLFRSMPSFATSVLGFSFSFTWESSPLFSCIAPALAQTNIFGTSSFPFGSRIGSQATTPTLGGAGFGQPGFGVSNIEEVEWSPMQ; encoded by the exons ATGACTTTATCATTGTTGCTCATAATAATGTGCTGTATAATGGATTCTTTTAGGACGACGTCTGGTTCTTCTG CTTTCGGGCAGTCTTCGTCGACAAGCCCCTTCAGGCAGTCATCGAGCAGTCCTCTTCTGTCCCAATCGGTCTTCAGCCAGTCAAGTACTACAAACAATCCTTTGGCGCCCAAACCCGAACCATTTGGTAGTACAACGACAACCCCTTTTGGATGGCCACAAACGGGGCCGTCCATATTTGCAGGAACATCAAATTGTGTTTTTGGTGCTACTCAATTTTCAGCACCCGTGTTTGGTGCGTCATCATCACCAGCTTTAGTAGCGTCTTCTGCTCCTGCTGTAGGAAGTTCGTCGTCGTCCGCACTTGGAG CGTTTGGTGGCATAGGGTCTGCATTTGGTGCATCAACTTCCTTAGTCTTCGGCCCTAAAGGTGCATTTGGGGCTTCTAGCACTCCTGCTTTTGCCGCCTCAAGTAGTCCGGCTTCTAGCACTCCTGCATTTGGTGCATCATTCGGCCCTAAAGGCGCATTTGGGGCTTCTAGCACTCCTGCTTTCGCCGCCTCAAGTAGTCCGGCTTCTAGCACTCCTGCATTTGGCGCATCAACTTCCTCAGTCTTCGGCCCTAATGGCGCATTTGGGGCTTCTAGCACTCCTGCTTTCGCCGCCTCAAGTAGTCCGGCTTTTGGGGTTTCGAAAACTCCTTTTGGGACTTCCAGCAGCCCTTCCATCTGCTTTGGTTCATCTCCAGCATTTGAACAGTCAGCATCTGCTTTTATTAGTAGCAGCCATTTTGCAGTATCATCTCCTATTGAGGCCCGGATAG GAAGTCAGGCCACAACACCAACTTTTGGTGGTGCTGGATTCGGGCAGTCAGGTTTCGGGGATCAGCAACAAGGAGGAGGAAGTAGAGTGACCGCATATGCAGTGACTATCGAGCAAGATAATGGAAGTGGTGAACAACTTGATGGGAAGTTAGAGTCGGTATCAGCCATGCCCGCATGTATTAATAAGAGCCATGAGGAGCTTAAGTGGGAGGACTATCAGTTGAGTGACAAAG GTGAATCAAATCCTGCTGGTCAATCTGCTGGTTGTAATCTCTTTGGTGCATCTTCTTCCATCTGGACACCTGCATTTGGTGGACTGTCCTCCACTGAAATGTCGAATCCATGTTTCTCCACCATTGCCTCCAATTTGTTCTCTTCCATGACATCCAATCCATTTGCTCCAAAACCTGTGAGCTCGGGCTTTGGGTCAGGACCTGCTTCTTCACTCTTTCGTTCTATGCCCTCATTTGCAACTTCCGTGCTTG GATTCAGTTTCAGTTTTACCTGGGAATCCTCCCCATTGTTTTCATGTATTGCTCCCGCCCTCGCTCAAACAAACATATTTGGCACATCATCGTTTCCTTTTGGATCCCGGATAG GAAGTCAGGCCACAACACCAACTCTTGGTGGCGCTGGATTTGGGCAGCCAGGTTTCGGGGTCAGCAACATCGAGGAAGTAGAGTGGTCGCCTATGCAGTGA